In one Gemella haemolysans ATCC 10379 genomic region, the following are encoded:
- a CDS encoding flavodoxin family protein, giving the protein MKILLAYSSKTKNTKKVAEAIYEQIKDQGEVDLLDIKKQRKKLEKEYDFYILGAWTDKTNANKNMQRFIDQQEIHSKDVALFLTCGVPREHYHADDSINNYITFMEERNNRIHETFVCQGKVDPKVIIVFKILTWRDPNFIHKVTPDLADMVKESKKHPDPKDLKDAQKCFSNLLEHKIAHTSL; this is encoded by the coding sequence ATGAAAATTTTACTTGCTTACTCTAGCAAAACAAAAAATACTAAAAAAGTAGCCGAAGCTATTTACGAACAGATAAAAGATCAAGGAGAAGTAGATCTACTTGATATAAAAAAACAACGAAAAAAACTAGAAAAAGAGTATGATTTCTATATTCTAGGTGCTTGGACCGATAAGACAAACGCCAACAAAAACATGCAACGTTTTATCGATCAACAAGAAATACATAGTAAAGACGTTGCTCTATTTCTAACTTGTGGTGTTCCTCGTGAACATTATCACGCAGATGATTCAATTAATAATTATATCACCTTTATGGAAGAAAGAAACAATAGAATTCACGAAACTTTCGTCTGCCAAGGCAAGGTTGATCCAAAGGTTATAATAGTTTTCAAAATCCTTACTTGGCGTGACCCTAACTTTATCCACAAAGTTACACCAGATCTTGCCGACATGGTTAAAGAATCAAAAAAACACCCAGATCCAAAAGATTTAAAAGATGCTCAAAAATGTTTTAGCAATCTACTAGAACATAAAATAGCTCACACTTCATTATAA
- a CDS encoding Dps family protein, whose protein sequence is MTRTTELNKLVANLTVLYTKLHSFHWYVKGRSFYTLHEVFENYYNYTTESLDEVAERLLAIGGRPVSTLKGALEIATIKEATEQETTSEMVAAIFHDFELLINDLTHLMGVAEDEGDQGTSDLALGLKTQLEKNVWMLKAYLAD, encoded by the coding sequence ATGACACGTACAACAGAATTAAACAAACTTGTTGCTAACTTAACAGTATTATACACAAAATTACACAGCTTCCACTGGTATGTAAAAGGACGTAGCTTTTACACACTACACGAAGTATTTGAAAACTACTATAACTACACAACTGAATCTTTAGATGAGGTTGCTGAAAGATTATTAGCAATTGGAGGTCGTCCAGTTTCTACACTTAAAGGTGCTTTAGAAATCGCAACTATTAAAGAAGCAACTGAACAAGAAACAACTTCTGAAATGGTTGCAGCTATATTCCATGACTTCGAATTACTAATCAATGATTTAACTCACCTTATGGGTGTAGCTGAAGACGAAGGAGATCAAGGCACTTCTGACTTAGCATTAGGATTAAAAACTCAATTAGAAAAAAATGTTTGGATGCTAAAAGCTTACTTAGCTGATTAA
- the yycF gene encoding response regulator YycF — MAEYKILVVDDEEPIANILEFNLKKEGYDVIVANDGEKAVELAFNDNPDLILLDLMLPKKDGMEVCREVRAKKNIPIIMLTAKNSEIDKVLGLEFGADDYVTKPFSTRELMARVKVNLRRVTKQQEEVAEEKNGGDLVIKDIVIYPEAYVIKKNGEEIDLTRREFDLFYYLAQHRGQVLTRENLLQTVWGYDYFGDVRTVDVTVRRLREKVEDDSSQPEYIMTRRGVGYFIGEE, encoded by the coding sequence ATGGCAGAATATAAAATACTAGTAGTCGATGATGAAGAACCGATTGCTAATATACTAGAATTTAATCTTAAAAAAGAAGGTTACGATGTAATCGTCGCTAATGATGGAGAAAAAGCGGTAGAACTTGCTTTTAATGATAATCCGGATTTAATCTTGTTAGATTTAATGTTACCTAAAAAAGATGGAATGGAAGTGTGTAGAGAAGTACGTGCTAAGAAAAATATTCCAATTATTATGTTAACAGCGAAAAATAGTGAGATTGATAAAGTTCTTGGACTTGAGTTTGGGGCGGATGACTATGTAACTAAACCTTTCTCAACGCGTGAACTTATGGCTAGGGTTAAGGTAAACTTACGTCGTGTTACTAAGCAACAAGAAGAAGTTGCTGAAGAGAAAAATGGTGGAGATCTTGTGATTAAGGATATCGTTATTTATCCTGAAGCTTATGTTATTAAGAAAAATGGTGAAGAAATCGACTTAACACGTAGAGAATTTGATCTTTTCTATTACCTTGCACAACACCGTGGACAAGTTTTAACACGTGAAAACTTACTGCAAACAGTGTGGGGTTATGACTACTTTGGAGATGTAAGGACTGTGGACGTTACTGTAAGAAGATTACGTGAAAAAGTAGAAGATGATTCATCGCAACCTGAATATATAATGACACGTCGTGGTGTTGGTTACTTTATAGGTGAAGAGTAA
- the yycI gene encoding two-component system regulatory protein YycI — protein sequence MNWGKMKTLFIYLFVALNAVLLTFYVYTVQKNKTEIVQEKEIIERAMKNDNITVEDNATKRDNLGYVNVTISDLKEVRKEENGLKYEVENVDKTSMLKVSSENVITNVNKGSYKAELESFLLEKMKLSANYIFSSYNSSKNEVIFEQQIDSFRVFSNKNARIVFSVESNGDIKNFTLTSVSNIRKDKNEALVPSNQAINRLYHEDLIPKNCRVRTTLGYYTYISQTENQVLIPTWNVEISDKDGQISNYYVDAINLNVLNRKGHSS from the coding sequence ATGAACTGGGGTAAGATGAAGACGTTATTTATTTACCTATTCGTTGCGCTTAATGCTGTCTTGTTAACATTTTATGTATACACTGTTCAGAAAAATAAAACAGAAATAGTTCAAGAAAAAGAAATAATCGAGCGTGCTATGAAAAATGACAATATAACTGTAGAGGATAACGCCACAAAACGTGATAATCTTGGTTATGTGAATGTGACAATCTCGGATTTGAAAGAAGTTCGAAAAGAAGAGAATGGTCTAAAGTATGAAGTTGAAAATGTAGATAAAACATCTATGTTAAAAGTCAGTTCTGAAAATGTTATTACAAATGTAAATAAAGGTAGCTATAAAGCAGAATTAGAATCATTCTTGCTAGAAAAGATGAAGCTTAGTGCAAATTATATTTTTTCTAGTTATAATTCTTCAAAAAATGAAGTTATTTTTGAACAACAAATAGATAGTTTTAGGGTGTTTTCGAATAAAAATGCGAGAATAGTCTTTAGTGTTGAGAGTAATGGAGACATCAAGAACTTTACTCTAACGAGTGTTTCAAATATAAGAAAAGATAAAAATGAAGCGTTAGTACCATCTAATCAAGCGATAAATAGACTGTATCACGAAGACTTAATTCCTAAAAACTGTCGTGTTCGCACTACTTTAGGGTATTATACCTATATTTCACAAACGGAAAATCAAGTGTTGATACCGACTTGGAATGTAGAAATAAGTGATAAAGATGGTCAAATCAGCAACTACTATGTTGATGCAATAAATCTAAATGTACTGAACAGAAAAGGGCATAGCTCATAG
- the hemH gene encoding ferrochelatase translates to MSKAILVMTYGTPEEYTFEGIAKFFTNIRRGVRPNDEEINLLLKNYLRIDGSPLQEITLKEVELLRESVKDEYKVYFANKFSSPYIPDIISKMEDDGIEECICLILEPHYSFYSIMGYERFIKSDTIKFNIIKSWYKEEKLIEFWADEIKKIITEEIKEDSYKVVFSAHSVPEIALKYNDPYVNQIFDMTKLIAEKIGLEKGNYTNTWQSESDIGMPWIKPDVLEYLREQKEHPKHYIFVPLSFISEHIEVLFDNDVECRELCEEFGVAYHRPPMPNYDSRLIDALVSTIEANKNNPFISHNPEKTTFNEMDKPKGEMPDFVKAMLANKKDGEKPEMPDFVKKMLANKKDGEKPEMPDFVKKMLANKENEENTKSSNSIIKSLANKKDKIVLKVLKSISTILNKK, encoded by the coding sequence ATGAGTAAAGCTATTTTAGTAATGACATATGGAACACCTGAAGAATATACATTCGAAGGTATAGCAAAATTTTTCACAAATATTAGAAGAGGAGTGCGTCCTAATGACGAAGAGATCAATCTACTTTTAAAAAATTATCTTCGCATTGATGGCTCTCCCCTTCAAGAGATAACACTTAAAGAAGTTGAACTTTTAAGGGAATCTGTAAAAGATGAATATAAAGTATACTTTGCCAATAAATTTTCTTCACCTTATATCCCTGATATAATTTCAAAAATGGAAGATGATGGTATAGAGGAATGTATTTGTTTAATTCTTGAACCACATTATTCATTCTATTCTATTATGGGTTACGAAAGATTTATTAAGAGTGATACAATTAAGTTCAATATAATAAAATCTTGGTACAAAGAAGAAAAGTTAATTGAATTCTGGGCAGATGAAATTAAAAAAATTATTACTGAAGAAATAAAAGAAGACAGCTACAAAGTAGTTTTCTCTGCGCACAGCGTACCTGAAATAGCATTAAAATATAATGATCCATACGTAAATCAAATCTTTGATATGACAAAACTTATAGCCGAAAAAATAGGTCTTGAAAAAGGAAACTATACGAATACTTGGCAAAGTGAAAGTGATATTGGGATGCCATGGATTAAGCCTGATGTTCTTGAGTACTTAAGAGAGCAAAAAGAACATCCTAAGCATTATATATTTGTTCCACTTAGCTTTATAAGTGAGCATATCGAAGTTCTTTTCGATAACGATGTTGAATGTCGAGAACTTTGTGAGGAGTTTGGAGTAGCTTATCATAGACCACCTATGCCAAACTACGATTCTCGTTTAATCGATGCTCTTGTGTCAACGATTGAAGCTAACAAAAACAATCCTTTTATTTCGCATAATCCAGAGAAAACAACATTTAATGAAATGGATAAACCAAAAGGAGAAATGCCAGACTTCGTTAAAGCAATGTTAGCCAATAAAAAAGATGGTGAAAAACCTGAAATGCCGGACTTTGTTAAGAAAATGTTAGCTAATAAAAAGGATGGAGAAAAGCCGGAGATGCCGGACTTCGTTAAGAAAATGTTAGCTAACAAAGAAAATGAAGAAAATACTAAATCGTCTAATTCAATTATAAAATCATTAGCTAACAAAAAAGATAAAATTGTTTTAAAAGTACTTAAATCAATCTCAACAATCCTTAACAAAAAATAA
- a CDS encoding rhodanese-like domain-containing protein, with protein sequence MKKNKITLALSSILLSVSLVGCSSGDGLNRSAKDGKENEVEKAAIKLVKATKTGDYNLISADELKKSIDNKEDMILVDTIPADRFEKTKIKGAVNAGLPKEMKDLKPEEKEAFLKTLGDNKDKKIVIYCGFVACERSHVGAVLAKEAGYKNVYRFPGGIAAWLDAGNSIDK encoded by the coding sequence ATGAAAAAAAATAAAATTACACTAGCTTTATCTAGCATATTACTTTCAGTTTCCTTAGTAGGTTGTAGTAGCGGAGACGGGCTTAATCGTTCTGCAAAAGACGGAAAAGAAAATGAAGTAGAAAAGGCAGCTATAAAACTAGTTAAAGCAACAAAAACAGGGGATTACAATCTAATCAGCGCAGATGAATTGAAAAAATCTATAGATAATAAAGAGGATATGATTCTAGTTGATACAATTCCTGCGGATCGATTTGAAAAAACAAAAATTAAAGGTGCTGTTAACGCTGGTCTTCCAAAAGAAATGAAGGATTTAAAACCAGAAGAAAAAGAAGCATTTTTAAAAACTCTAGGGGATAATAAAGACAAAAAAATAGTTATATACTGTGGTTTTGTAGCTTGTGAAAGAAGCCACGTTGGAGCGGTCTTAGCAAAAGAAGCTGGCTATAAAAATGTCTATAGATTTCCGGGCGGAATTGCCGCATGGTTAGATGCAGGAAATAGCATCGATAAATAA
- the yidD gene encoding membrane protein insertion efficiency factor YidD, whose product MARLCIFLINLYRKYISRYTRPTCRFSPTCSSYALESYKRFGFFLGTYLTVKRLLKCHPLYKGEYFDNVPLFKKDIFKFGRKK is encoded by the coding sequence ATGGCAAGATTGTGCATATTTTTAATAAACTTGTATAGGAAATATATATCGCGTTATACAAGACCGACGTGTAGATTTTCTCCTACATGTTCAAGCTATGCTCTGGAAAGTTATAAGAGATTTGGTTTTTTCTTAGGTACATATTTAACTGTTAAGAGGTTATTAAAGTGTCATCCGCTATATAAAGGTGAGTACTTTGATAATGTGCCTTTATTTAAGAAAGATATATTCAAATTTGGAAGAAAAAAATAA
- a CDS encoding ATP-binding protein, which translates to MSFFEKRFKKRFFSSIRTKFVIVYVLVNIISLQLIGLFFTTQLRNSNINTFEQNIIEQEKILNYHVREELEKASGSGGDTSKALDDTGTQEESTKNNKDSKSGIAKLVSEFNIQKLLLVNVIDNDSKIIATSSKNGNDEYLAKRSFDPLVSQVIKTGESTKQIQNNTDSNKRVWIYVSPVKKDNEVVGVISLMADIESVYQEVNSISKIFIVGTILSILITTVIGFVASKTVTSSIEKMSSQVKKMALGNYGTVVGIDTDDEIGDLAKVFNQISKRIEEEQAVTETERRKLATIIESMMDGIITTDNNGRIILINTSAEDMLGGRNDEIFIGKDVLKILNITEYESIEEILEAEDSLLVNASKSDEELLLRAEISKIEKEDKEDLTQMSTELEGYIIVLYDVTDQERQEKERREFVSTVSHELRTPLTTMNSYIEALEEGVLEDKELAPQFIDTIHKETTRMIRMVNELMQLGKMDIKEEHYEKEFIDINKMLEQITDRFALTHPEKNFIKHIPKSPIFVEGDQDKLTQVFDNIVNNAIKYSPNGKNITVRVRQNYHHNRVSISIKDEGVGIPLVHIDKIFNRFYRVDKSRQRSMGGTGLGLALAKTIVEAHKGRIWAQSREGYGSIIFVTLPCEQIDDEWL; encoded by the coding sequence ATGAGTTTTTTCGAGAAGAGATTTAAGAAAAGATTCTTTTCATCAATTCGAACTAAGTTCGTAATAGTTTATGTTTTAGTTAACATAATATCATTGCAACTTATTGGATTGTTCTTTACAACGCAATTAAGAAACAGTAATATAAATACATTTGAACAAAATATTATTGAACAAGAAAAAATATTAAACTACCATGTTCGTGAGGAATTAGAAAAAGCTAGTGGTAGTGGAGGAGATACTTCGAAAGCTCTTGATGATACTGGTACTCAAGAGGAGTCTACAAAGAATAATAAAGATTCAAAAAGTGGGATAGCTAAACTAGTTAGTGAATTTAATATTCAAAAGTTATTATTAGTAAATGTCATAGATAATGATTCGAAAATCATAGCGACTTCTTCAAAAAATGGAAATGATGAATATCTTGCGAAAAGGTCGTTTGATCCGCTTGTAAGTCAGGTTATTAAGACTGGTGAGAGTACTAAACAGATTCAAAATAATACTGATAGTAATAAGCGTGTGTGGATCTATGTGAGTCCTGTTAAAAAGGATAATGAAGTTGTCGGTGTAATCTCGCTAATGGCTGATATAGAAAGTGTTTATCAAGAGGTAAATAGTATTTCTAAAATATTCATAGTGGGAACTATTCTATCGATATTAATTACCACAGTAATAGGATTCGTAGCTTCGAAAACGGTGACGAGCTCTATTGAGAAGATGAGTTCACAAGTTAAGAAGATGGCTCTGGGGAATTACGGTACAGTAGTTGGTATAGATACGGATGACGAAATCGGAGATTTGGCAAAAGTATTTAACCAAATTTCTAAAAGAATCGAAGAAGAGCAGGCTGTTACTGAGACTGAACGTAGGAAACTTGCGACGATTATCGAAAGTATGATGGATGGGATTATTACAACAGATAATAACGGTAGAATAATCCTTATAAATACAAGTGCTGAGGATATGCTAGGTGGTCGTAATGATGAAATTTTCATCGGAAAAGATGTGCTGAAAATTCTTAATATTACTGAGTATGAGAGTATAGAGGAAATATTAGAAGCGGAAGACAGTCTTCTGGTAAATGCTTCAAAAAGTGATGAAGAATTACTTTTACGTGCGGAAATTTCTAAGATAGAAAAAGAAGATAAAGAAGATTTAACTCAGATGTCAACTGAGCTAGAGGGATATATTATTGTTCTTTATGACGTAACAGATCAAGAACGTCAAGAAAAAGAACGTCGAGAATTCGTATCGACTGTATCTCATGAACTTCGTACACCTCTAACGACGATGAACAGTTATATCGAAGCGCTAGAAGAAGGTGTGCTTGAAGATAAGGAACTTGCTCCGCAGTTTATCGATACTATCCATAAAGAGACTACTCGTATGATAAGAATGGTAAATGAGTTGATGCAACTTGGTAAGATGGATATCAAAGAAGAGCATTATGAAAAAGAGTTTATTGATATAAATAAAATGCTTGAGCAGATTACCGATAGATTTGCTCTAACACATCCGGAGAAAAACTTTATAAAACATATTCCTAAGAGCCCGATATTCGTAGAAGGTGACCAGGATAAACTTACACAGGTATTTGATAATATTGTTAATAACGCTATAAAATATTCTCCGAATGGTAAGAATATTACAGTAAGGGTTAGACAAAATTATCACCATAATAGGGTGAGTATTTCTATTAAAGATGAAGGTGTAGGAATTCCATTAGTCCATATAGATAAGATCTTTAATAGATTCTATAGGGTTGATAAGAGTAGGCAGAGAAGTATGGGAGGAACAGGTTTAGGATTAGCATTAGCTAAGACTATTGTAGAGGCCCATAAAGGTCGTATTTGGGCGCAAAGTAGAGAAGGATACGGAAGTATAATATTTGTAACACTACCTTGTGAACAAATTGATGATGAATGGTTATAG
- the yycH gene encoding two-component system activity regulator YycH — MRSKRKETVKSVVLGILVLMSLTLSYLIITYQPDYEIFTKRTTQKSVESNKNSLLNFLIPDSVVKNYEGSREEAIVQNSITKVASVDAIKNKKVLKDLLLVISDSESTESRVRNRNIEDITSNNVEKILINYQVTLDSALVKPLFFSEENSNISLEFDTIVLLKDRPNMIYLYKKDDKNYLQITLKEEIYGKVNTMFNEKKQSYAKYSLNNRFIYLKESDEDNVIDEYSTEDVNLNKLAKDIFEKKDNLRISNEDEVTDGYGILRSINNSLLYTNPSNEGGKEVGATVAINNTMSFLELGYVGDTNYQLTTALEGITIFQEAHKESIAFSKDGFADIISEDNSSGIYKLTSPKKLTKTYLSSKEAELYSVEKTEYVINYLYERVNLKEIGDIVLGYDKVYNKDRNSFSYVPAWYVKYNDRYVSFKKLKEMIDKGERL, encoded by the coding sequence ATGAGAAGTAAAAGGAAAGAAACTGTTAAATCAGTCGTATTAGGAATACTTGTTCTAATGAGTTTAACACTATCTTATCTTATTATTACTTATCAACCAGATTATGAGATTTTCACTAAGAGAACTACTCAAAAATCAGTAGAGTCAAATAAAAATAGTCTTTTGAATTTCTTGATTCCAGATAGTGTTGTGAAAAACTATGAAGGATCAAGAGAGGAAGCGATAGTTCAGAACTCTATAACAAAGGTAGCTAGTGTTGATGCTATTAAAAACAAAAAAGTGTTGAAAGACTTGCTATTGGTAATCTCAGATAGTGAGAGTACAGAATCTAGAGTTAGGAATAGAAATATCGAGGATATTACATCGAATAATGTTGAAAAAATACTGATAAATTATCAGGTGACCCTTGATTCAGCTTTAGTAAAACCGTTGTTCTTCTCTGAAGAAAATTCTAATATAAGTTTAGAATTTGATACGATAGTTTTACTAAAAGATAGACCTAATATGATTTATCTGTATAAAAAAGATGATAAAAACTATCTACAGATTACTTTAAAAGAAGAAATCTATGGTAAAGTAAACACTATGTTTAACGAGAAGAAACAGAGTTATGCTAAATATAGTTTGAATAATAGGTTTATCTATTTAAAAGAATCTGATGAAGACAATGTTATAGATGAATATAGTACTGAAGATGTTAACTTAAATAAACTGGCTAAGGATATATTTGAGAAAAAAGATAATCTTAGAATAAGTAATGAAGATGAAGTGACCGATGGTTATGGAATTTTAAGATCTATAAATAATAGTTTATTATATACAAATCCATCCAATGAAGGTGGAAAAGAAGTTGGAGCTACTGTAGCTATAAACAATACTATGAGCTTTTTAGAGTTAGGTTATGTAGGGGATACGAATTATCAACTTACTACTGCTTTAGAAGGGATTACTATTTTCCAGGAAGCTCATAAGGAGTCTATAGCCTTTAGTAAAGATGGTTTTGCTGATATTATTTCTGAGGACAATAGTAGTGGGATATATAAGCTAACATCACCGAAAAAACTTACAAAAACTTATCTTTCATCAAAAGAAGCGGAACTGTATTCTGTTGAAAAGACTGAATATGTGATTAATTATCTTTATGAAAGAGTCAATCTTAAAGAGATAGGTGATATAGTTTTAGGATATGATAAAGTTTATAATAAAGATAGAAACAGTTTTAGTTATGTACCAGCGTGGTATGTAAAATATAATGATAGATATGTGAGTTTTAAAAAGTTAAAAGAAATGATAGACAAGGGAGAGAGACTATGA